In Elaeis guineensis isolate ETL-2024a chromosome 1, EG11, whole genome shotgun sequence, a genomic segment contains:
- the LOC105034782 gene encoding uncharacterized protein, translating into MPATSRRSSERVLPISNTFQRSISPSGRFPSGYAGGMAAISSSSSTFFHHHRPSSPTRVNLVGASPSPVPSVRFSLDHHRHRPTSPGRSLAVADHLSSRPIASPAPQRRTCMCSPTTHPGSFRCSLHKGLHLQHNHNAVSSPSNRLNARRSAMANSLVRIGTVEGEWVKRALTALIRPSSHQQRRRAAFQPRPSRLSVMSKADDL; encoded by the coding sequence ATGCCAGCCACCTCCAGAAGATCGAGCGAGAGGGTTCTCCCGATCTCGAACACCTTCCAGCGATCGATCTCGCCGTCAGGACGCTTCCCCTCCGGCTACGCCGGCGGCATGGCCGCCATCTCCTCCAGCTCCTCCACCTTCTTCCACCACCACCGGCCCTCCTCCCCCACCCGCGTCAACCTCGTCGGCGCCTCCCCCTCTCCCGTCCCCTCCGTCCGCTTCTCCCTCGACCACCACCGCCACCGCCCCACCTCCCCCGGCCGATCCCTCGCCGTCGCCGACCACCTCTCCTCACGCCCCATCGCCTCCCCCGCACCCCAGCGCCGGACGTGCATGTGCTCCCCCACCACCCACCCGGGCTCCTTCCGCTGTAGCCTCCACAAGGGCCTCCATCTCCAACACAACCACAACGCCGTCTCGTCGCCGTCGAACCGGCTCAACGCGCGGCGGTCGGCGATGGCGAACTCGCTGGTCCGGATCGGGACCGTGGAGGGGGAATGGGTGAAGCGGGCGCTCACCGCTCTCATCCGCCCTTCCTCCCACCAGCAACGGCGGCGGGCGGCGTTCCAGCCGCGGCCCAGCCGCCTCTCCGTCATGTCCAAGGCCGACGATCTCTGA